Proteins from a genomic interval of Capsicum annuum cultivar UCD-10X-F1 chromosome 4, UCD10Xv1.1, whole genome shotgun sequence:
- the LOC107872585 gene encoding uncharacterized protein LOC107872585, with amino-acid sequence MDTQSSKGTLVTREEGKSIGDENFVDECSIIIHQDSIFNSQGISENERQWLYSLEKGRGYIGSLEKLKIQKVPKKLREIESNIRCYEPLVVSIGPFHRGKEEFKLMEKHKDLLAIRFADQDSTKKRPEGLEAQFRGPDNQ; translated from the coding sequence ATGGACACACAATCTTCTAAAGGAACACTGGTTACAAGAGAAGAAGGTAAGAGCATTGGGGATGAAAATTTTGTTGATGAATGCagcatcataattcatcaagattcaaTCTTCAATTCTCAGGGAATCAGTGAAAATGAGAGACAGTGGCTATATTCATTGGAGAAGGGAAGAGGGTACATTGGCTCATTGGAGAAGCTAAAAATTCAGAAGGTCCCTAAAAAGCTTCGCGAGATTGAATCAAACATAAGGTGCTATGAGCCCCTTGTGGTTTCTATCGGACCATTTCACCGTGGCAAAGAAGAATTTAAGCTTATGGAGAAGCACAAGGATCTACTGGCAATTCGGTTTGCAGATCAAGATAGTACCAAAAAAAGACCTGAAG